CTTGCAGGTCGCAAACAAGGTGTACAAGTATTTTGGAAGAACATGGTCTCTCCTACAGTTACATCTCTTGCAACTTGTAGTAGTGCCGCAAGTATTCCAGCTAACTTAGAAGCAACGAAGAAAATGGGTATTTCTTCTGACGTTCGTGAAACAGTTGTCCTTCTTGGATCTACACTTCATAAAGATGGATCTGTTTTAGGTGGCGTATTAAAAATTGCTTTCTTATTCGGTATTTTCAACATGGAATTCGAAGGACCGAAAACATTGGCAATCGCACTTGTCGTTTCTCTATTAGTAGGAACAGTAATGGGTGCTATTCCAGGCGGCGGTATGATTGGTGAAATGTTAATCGTTTCTCTATACGGCTTCCCGCCAGAAGCATTACCAATTATCGCAGCAATTAGTACGATTATTGATCCTCCTGCAACGATGTTAAACGTAACAGCAGATAACGCTTGTGCTGTAATGACAGCTCGCCTTGTAGAAGGTAAAAACTGGATCAAAAATAAATTTGCTTAATATATAGAAAGAGGATGCTCGTTTGGAGCATCCTCTTTTTGTCGTTATTTGTCAGTGAATCAATATATTTGGAAAATCGTTGATACATTTCAAGTTACGATAGATAGATTAGCAAAAACGTTAATATAATCCCATTCCGCCACAAATTTGTTATAATCTTCACAAATATTCCACACCTGTCATCCATTCTCCGTACTATAATCATGTATGGAAAAGAAGATGTATAAAATGACTCAAAGCGCACCAGAATTCAAAGTTTTGCAAAGCATTGCATTTCTTGCTGTCGTTTTGCAAAGTGCCTTATTATATACAATGAATCAAGGAAATGTCTTACTTGAGCAATCCCTCATTATGGGCATGCTATTTAATCTTGCAAAATTTTCAGCACCTGCATTCATATTTATCGTCGGCTTCCATTTAATTCGGCTATATACGAAGCAACTCGTTTACAGAGAATATATTTATGAAAAAGCCGCACATTTACTTATTCCTTATTTCTTCTGGTCTATTCTTTATCTATTAACAACAAACGATGCCATTACACTACAAGGCGGAATAAAAAGTTTATTACTCGGAACGGCTGCACCTCATCTTTGGTACGTTATTATGATGTTCCAAATTCACTTATTGTTCCCTTTACTATGCACACTATTTTATTGGTTTCAAAAACGAACAGAAAATAAAAAAGACATCTACAAATATATGACCATTTTCGCTTGCCTATATTTCCTTTTAATGTGGTACTCTTCTCACTACATTTTTAATGGAGAGAAATTGACGAGCTCAACCATTTTACATTATACAGATCGTTCCTTCTTCTTCTACTCATTCTATTTCGTCATGGGAGGAATAGCTGCTGTAGCATTAAAAACTTGGCGTTTATTCGTCATGAAACATATCCCGCTTATAACAATCTTATTCTTTATTTTATTTTTATTTATCAATTATGAGTTATTTAGTTTTTACGGTGTGAACTCTATTCATTTAACTGTTTCTACTTATTTAAAACCATCTATGTTTCTATATATTGTATGCGAAATTATCATACTATACGTGCTATCTATTACAATTGTACAGCGACGCGGTTTCTTATATAAAGCTTTACGATTTATCGGAAATTACACGTATGGTGCTTATTTAGCTCATTTTTTCTTCTTACAACTATGTACAAAATTTCTTTCTTTATTCACATTGCAAGAAAACACAATATTATATAGCCTATTATTATTTATACTAACGGCCACACTCTCTATTTCAGCAATGGTCCTTTGCAGCACACTACCCTTTCATACTTGGATTACAGGGCCTTCTCCTACGACAAATATGAAATGGGCCAAGATTGCCCTTCGGAAGAATCATGAAAAAGTATTTAAACCATATATTTGATATAATAATACCTATATAAGAAAAGAAAGCAGGAGACACCTATGATTACTCAAATCGGACAAATTATGTTATATGTAAATAACCAAGATGAATCAGTGCAATTCTGGACAGAAACAGTAGGATTCCAAATCGTTGCGGAAGAAAATAACGGTCAAGGATTTCGCTGGATTGAAATTGCGCCAACTAAAGAAGCCGGAACAAGTATCGTCCTTCACGATAAGGCGTTAATTGCGAAGATGCAACCTGAGTTAAACTTAAATACGCCTTCACTTATGTTCTTCTCTAATAACTTAGATCAACTTTATAAAGATCTTTCTGAGAAAAACGTCACAGTTGGACAAGTTGTAGATTTACCTACTGGTAGAGCATTCAACTTTGCTGATAATGAAAACAATTACTTTGCGGTAATGGAGCGAAAATAAAAAGAAGCTATCCGGAAAAATCGGATAGCTTCTTTTATTTTAAGAAACTTGTTCTGCACTCTTTTCTCTGTGCTGTATATGACTCGTGATCCAAGCAATTCCTCCAGCAACAACGAGGTAGCATAACAATATTAAAATTTGCATTTGTAATTGCGACCAATCTCCTAAAGAAATAACATCTTGTAACCCTCTAAGAGAATGAGACATTGGAAGAAACTGTCCAATTTTGCTAAGAACAGCTATGTTTAACTCTCCTGGGAAAGTACCTCCGCTCGTAGCTAATTGTAATACGAGAAGCGTTACCGCTGCGAACTTCCCAACAAGACCAAATACTGTTACTAACATAAGAATAAATGTCATGAACGTAAAGGAAATAACAATACTAGATAAAACAAAAAGCGGCACACTTGCAACTTCTAATTTCATAACTCCTAGCACAACCACATCCACAAGTAGCGCTTGAATAAGTCCAATTAAATATACCAACCCTAGTTTATTAACAAAATGTACCGTTCCACTTACCTTCATATTCTGTCTACGGCCAAGAGGTAAAATATTCGATGCCATAATTCCGCCAACATAAAATGCAAGCGATAAGAAATATGGTGCAATACCTGAACCGTAGTTAGGCACGTCAGAAACTGTTGACTTCACTAATTGAACTGGTTCTGAGAACATTGTATTGCGTACATCATCATTGCGAACATCCGCTATCTTCTCTGCGCCCTCTCCCAATTTTGTGGAAAGTTCTTTCGCACCCTCGTCAAGTTTAACAAGTCCGTTCGTTAACTTCTCAGCACCGTTATTTAGCTCCGTTCCACCACTCGCAAGCTGATTTACACCTTCTTGCAATGATGTAAATCCATTCCCCCACCTCGTAAATCCATCAACTAAATTCGAAGTACCATCTGCTATCTTTTTCGTTCCAGCAGTAGCTTCATTTAATTTAACTCCGAATGTATTCATGCCTTCTTCAACCTTACGCTGACCGTCCGCAAGCTTCTTCGCACCTTGCGTCAATTGTTGTTGGCTATTATTTAAAGCGTTTGTTGCTTTAGCTAAACCATTAGAAGTAGCAATGATCTTTTGAAAAGCAGGATCTTGCTGTGCTTCTGGATGACTTTTCATGTACTCCTCTAATTGCTTCTTCATACTACTTGCCGCATCATCTGCTTTTACTTGTCCCTCAGCAAGTTTCTCACTTCCGTTCACCCATTCATTTGTACCGGCACTTAATTCACTAACTCCTGATTGTAAAGTTTTTTCACCTTGCGCTAGTAACTCCATACCACTATGAAGTGATGTCGCTCCTTGACTAAGCTCATTTGCTCCCCCTGTTAACGCCGATTGGCTAGAGGCAAGCTTACCACTTCCTTCTTTCAACTTCACTGTCCCGTCATTTAAACGATGAATACCGTCTGCAAGCTGATTCGCCCCATTTTTCGCATCCGTCGTTCCTTCATGTAACTTCCCAGCACCGTTACTTGCATCACTCAACCCTTGTGCCAAATCTTGAAACTTTGAAAAGACACCTTCTGTATAAGATTTCGTAATACTATTTGAGATTTTTGTTTTCATATTTTCAACAGCTGTCGTTCCAATTTGAGCTGCTACAAAGTTTTTACCTGGATTTACTTTATACTGTAACCTCGCCGGCTCTGGTTTCTCATCCATAAGTGTACTTACCTTTTTAGAGAAATCCTCTGGAATCGTAACAACCATATAGTACTTATCTTTTTTGAGCCCCTCATCAGCATTTTTTTCTGATACGAAATGAAAAGCCAGTTCCTTATTCTCTTTTAAATTTTTAACAAAATCGTCTCCTGCATGAATTGTTTTTTCATCCATCACAGCACCCTTATCTATGTTCACAACTGCAACAGGTAATTTATCTAGTCGTCCGTATGGATCCCAATATCCAGCTAAGAAAAATCCTGAATAAATTAAAGGAACGATTAACAAAAAAATTAAAGCGATACGTCCATGTTTATGGTTCCACATCGCCTTCCAATCTTTAAATATAAGTTGAATTCCCTTCATGAAACATACTCCTTCTCCTAATTTAACACCCTTCAAATGGTTTAACAGATTCACTATACACGTCACTTTCCATACTGTATAATACATCTTTAATTATAAATTCATTCCTTTTGGTCTATAGAAAGGAGATTCGAAATGGAACTTCTTCAATTAAAATACTTTCAGACAGTCGCACGACTAGAACATATGACAAAAGCAGCTGAAGAATTACATATCGCGCAGCCTTCACTCAGCAAAACAATTGCTAGACTAGAAAAGGACTTAGGCGTCCCATTATTTGATCGCCAAGGTCGACAGATTATATTAAACTCTTTCGGGAAAGTATTTTTAAAACGAGTAGAACGTATTTTTCATGAATTAAGTGAAGGGGAACGAGAAATTAAAGACTTAGCTGAATTACAACAAAGCTCTATTACACTGGCAGTTTCTATCCCGAGAATATTACCAGAACTACTCGGTTCTTTTTTACTAGAACATCCTAACGTTCGATTCCAACAGTTTCTCGCATCTACTCCTTCTATGAAAAGACAACTAGATAATATGGAAATTGACTTTTGTATCTCCTCTGTGCCAATTGAAGGAGAAGAGATTGTTTGGGAGCCACTTATTACAGAAGAAATTTTCTTAGTCGTTCCTTCAGGCCATCGGTTATCAAGCCGCGAAAGTATCCATCTGCATGAAGTAAAAGACGAACCGTTCATTAGTATGAACACTGGTTACGGATTTCGGCACTTAACAGATGAATTTTGTAAAGAAGCTGGTTTCACTCCACATATCGCTTTTGAAGTAGATGAACCAACCGTGATTAGCGACCTCATTAAGCAAGGTCTTGGCATCGCATTTGTTCCAAGCTTAACTTTATTAAAAAACTCTACTTTAGCACCAAATAAGTTACGTATTATTGAACCTAATTGCGAGCGAACCATTGGCTTAAGTTGGTCGAAGAAACGTTACTTATCAAAAACTGCCCAGCAATTTCGTGAATTCGTGATTGATTACTTCTCCAATATTAGGACGTAAAATTATATCGACAAGGAATATCGATTTATAAACAAATAACGCCACAAATAGAAGGTGCCATTCCTAAAGGAATGGCACCTTCTATTTCTTGCTCTTCTCTAATTCCATTTCAGCTAAAAGTGGTAATACATTATCGAAAATATGCGTATTGTTATTCTCACCTGTTACATATCCACCATAATATCTACTAAATACATTATCACTTCTGAATGTAGTCATCCGTTCATACAATTCCTTCGCAAACTTTGTATCACCTGTTTGTAATACGTACAAAATTGTTAATCCATAAGATGCTGGTGATTCATAGTTTACCGTTTGTTTTCCCGTTTCTAAGTTATAACGACCGTATAACTTTCCGTCCTCATGGAATTTTTTCTTTATAAACTCCAAATAAGCATCTGATGAAAGACCGCCTAAACTACGATGATACGCAACGTAGGATTGATCAATAAGATTCACTTCTTTATCGTATGTAAATGTACCATCTTCTTTATGCTCTTTCGGAAATGCCCAACCCTCTCTCGGATAATCTGCTAAAAACTGCACAACGTCCTGATACTGCTGTGCAGAAATTTTTCCGTACTTTTTCATATAAGAGAATGCATGAGGATTTATGTAAGATGTTGTTGTAAATTTATTTTGTTTACCTGTATCTGCATCATAATAATCCACGTAATAATTATCTTTTTTATTATAACGAAGTACAGCATTGCTCAATTGATCAGCAAGGTTTTTATAGCGCTCTTCCTTGTACATTTCATAAGCACGATATAATTGTTCAATAATACGAAGATCATCTATAAGTGCATTGGTTGCTGACTGCATTTCTCCCTTTTCAGAGATTTTCCATAAAACGATGTGATCCTTATGTACAAAATTATTTTGAATAACCTTTACTTGTTCATCGAATAGTGACTGATCATCTTTATCAAGAGTATATTGTAGCCATAGTCCTGCCGATTCTGATAAAGCTTCACGACCCTTCGCCTCACCTGTTCCTGCCTTTGTATCTGCTAAACGATACGTTGCAAGTGTTCCATTTTCATTTACCATATGCCTTAAAATAAAATGCTCCGTACGGTTTCCTTGTAAAGCCGACCAAAATACAATTCCTCCTAAAGCGATTAAGAGAATAACCCCAATCCCTATATATAAACGTTTTCGCAAACTTTTCACCTCCTTAGTAAGGCTAACCTAAATTTATCAGAACATACGCGAATATAAAAAAGACAATCCTTTAGATTGTCTTTTTTATATTACCCCTCACAAACCTCTTTAGAAGGTCTATATAGCGATTCCACAAGTCGATCATATTCACGACGCGTAATTTCTTTATTATATAACTTTAATAATAAATCTCTATGCTCTTTTGAAAATGCCATCTTTTTAATGACTTCAGGATACATAAGACACCCTCTCCATTTCACATAAACTTCTTCATTTCATAAACGTAACACGCCAAAAAAGAACTTATGTTCGCATAAAAGATTATAAAATATTCTTCTCTAAAAAACAAACAAAATATTACCTAATAAATATTTCTTTCTTTTTCGAATATTCAAAACTATATTAACACAT
This genomic interval from Bacillus cereus contains the following:
- a CDS encoding acyltransferase codes for the protein MTQSAPEFKVLQSIAFLAVVLQSALLYTMNQGNVLLEQSLIMGMLFNLAKFSAPAFIFIVGFHLIRLYTKQLVYREYIYEKAAHLLIPYFFWSILYLLTTNDAITLQGGIKSLLLGTAAPHLWYVIMMFQIHLLFPLLCTLFYWFQKRTENKKDIYKYMTIFACLYFLLMWYSSHYIFNGEKLTSSTILHYTDRSFFFYSFYFVMGGIAAVALKTWRLFVMKHIPLITILFFILFLFINYELFSFYGVNSIHLTVSTYLKPSMFLYIVCEIIILYVLSITIVQRRGFLYKALRFIGNYTYGAYLAHFFFLQLCTKFLSLFTLQENTILYSLLLFILTATLSISAMVLCSTLPFHTWITGPSPTTNMKWAKIALRKNHEKVFKPYI
- a CDS encoding VOC family protein; its protein translation is MITQIGQIMLYVNNQDESVQFWTETVGFQIVAEENNGQGFRWIEIAPTKEAGTSIVLHDKALIAKMQPELNLNTPSLMFFSNNLDQLYKDLSEKNVTVGQVVDLPTGRAFNFADNENNYFAVMERK
- a CDS encoding YhgE/Pip domain-containing protein — protein: MKGIQLIFKDWKAMWNHKHGRIALIFLLIVPLIYSGFFLAGYWDPYGRLDKLPVAVVNIDKGAVMDEKTIHAGDDFVKNLKENKELAFHFVSEKNADEGLKKDKYYMVVTIPEDFSKKVSTLMDEKPEPARLQYKVNPGKNFVAAQIGTTAVENMKTKISNSITKSYTEGVFSKFQDLAQGLSDASNGAGKLHEGTTDAKNGANQLADGIHRLNDGTVKLKEGSGKLASSQSALTGGANELSQGATSLHSGMELLAQGEKTLQSGVSELSAGTNEWVNGSEKLAEGQVKADDAASSMKKQLEEYMKSHPEAQQDPAFQKIIATSNGLAKATNALNNSQQQLTQGAKKLADGQRKVEEGMNTFGVKLNEATAGTKKIADGTSNLVDGFTRWGNGFTSLQEGVNQLASGGTELNNGAEKLTNGLVKLDEGAKELSTKLGEGAEKIADVRNDDVRNTMFSEPVQLVKSTVSDVPNYGSGIAPYFLSLAFYVGGIMASNILPLGRRQNMKVSGTVHFVNKLGLVYLIGLIQALLVDVVVLGVMKLEVASVPLFVLSSIVISFTFMTFILMLVTVFGLVGKFAAVTLLVLQLATSGGTFPGELNIAVLSKIGQFLPMSHSLRGLQDVISLGDWSQLQMQILILLCYLVVAGGIAWITSHIQHREKSAEQVS
- a CDS encoding LysR family transcriptional regulator encodes the protein MELLQLKYFQTVARLEHMTKAAEELHIAQPSLSKTIARLEKDLGVPLFDRQGRQIILNSFGKVFLKRVERIFHELSEGEREIKDLAELQQSSITLAVSIPRILPELLGSFLLEHPNVRFQQFLASTPSMKRQLDNMEIDFCISSVPIEGEEIVWEPLITEEIFLVVPSGHRLSSRESIHLHEVKDEPFISMNTGYGFRHLTDEFCKEAGFTPHIAFEVDEPTVISDLIKQGLGIAFVPSLTLLKNSTLAPNKLRIIEPNCERTIGLSWSKKRYLSKTAQQFREFVIDYFSNIRT
- a CDS encoding transcriptional regulator, encoding MRKRLYIGIGVILLIALGGIVFWSALQGNRTEHFILRHMVNENGTLATYRLADTKAGTGEAKGREALSESAGLWLQYTLDKDDQSLFDEQVKVIQNNFVHKDHIVLWKISEKGEMQSATNALIDDLRIIEQLYRAYEMYKEERYKNLADQLSNAVLRYNKKDNYYVDYYDADTGKQNKFTTTSYINPHAFSYMKKYGKISAQQYQDVVQFLADYPREGWAFPKEHKEDGTFTYDKEVNLIDQSYVAYHRSLGGLSSDAYLEFIKKKFHEDGKLYGRYNLETGKQTVNYESPASYGLTILYVLQTGDTKFAKELYERMTTFRSDNVFSRYYGGYVTGENNNTHIFDNVLPLLAEMELEKSKK